TTTCAATTATAAGACTTGCTACATTATAGGGTAGATTCCCTATGAGTTTCAATTTCTCACCAAAAGAACAAAAATCAAATTCTGTCGCATCAGCTTGCACGATACTTAACCTTTCATCTTTTATATTGACAAGCTCCTGTATCATCTGAGGATCTATCTCTATTAGATAGAGCTTTTTCAAAGGTGAGTTTAGAAGTTCCCGTGTAAGGTTTCCTGTACCAGGACCTATTTCCACAAGTACATCACCTTCCTCTATAAGGGCGTGCTTTACTATGGCTTTTATGACCCCAGGAGAGACAAGCAGATGCTGTCCGTAACTCTTTTTTAACCTCAAAGTTCTCTTGAAGGACAAAGATCGTAAAGTACGCACTCCTTGTGTTTGGGATTTTTTGCGACGCATACGTATCTTCCATGCAGTATAAAGAGGTTAGAAAGCTTTCCCCAATCTTGCCTTTGTGTGATCTTCATAAGATCTGCCTCAATCTTTTCCGGCTTTTCCTCATTGGTAAGTCCAAGCCTTCTGCTTACTCTCGCGGTATGCGTATCAACCGCTATACCTTCGTTTATACCAAAGGCATTGTAGAGGATCATGCTTGCACTTTTCCTCCCTATGCCTGGAAGTTTCGTAAGCTCCTCTATGCTCTTTGGAACTTGACCCTGATACTTTTCAAGGAGTATCTTACAAGCACTCCTTATATACTTTGCCTTATTCCTGTAATAGTTTATCGAGCTTATGTCCTTTTCAAGCTCCTCAGGGGATACCTTCAGATAATCTTCCGGGGTCTTGTACTTTTCAAAGAGTTTTGCGGTCACCTGGTTTACCTTAGCATCTGTCGTTTGAGCAGCAAG
This genomic interval from Hydrogenobacter sp. contains the following:
- the nth gene encoding endonuclease III; protein product: MQEEDKKKLVEEIIRRLERIYPNKLELNFQTPFELLIAVLLAAQTTDAKVNQVTAKLFEKYKTPEDYLKVSPEELEKDISSINYYRNKAKYIRSACKILLEKYQGQVPKSIEELTKLPGIGRKSASMILYNAFGINEGIAVDTHTARVSRRLGLTNEEKPEKIEADLMKITQRQDWGKLSNLFILHGRYVCVAKNPKHKECVLYDLCPSREL